In the genome of Streptacidiphilus rugosus AM-16, one region contains:
- a CDS encoding SCO2583/SCO2584 N-terminal domain-containing protein → MPTTDDQLNDQPEDPFEKLVLDEEFVRAAEHKEHSARSRMLAARWKHTPPKDTAFRAPVTPTRRRRLRRLVAGRWQAPLFVLLAAGLVAVAMNPKAVHDWALSKAPGTGSVSGNPFAGAGDTPTPSTAPNETTTPTAAPPTEFDPQTPTLEHPFAGSPADSWPSGANAITVPAARAVGVYSAATVASYLQHAKDFLVDSNLSPAVVGGGYPTAALALIDPDESKLLTSLRHELAHPSASGDGTELFSRFNPDQAIPIGDVVKIQGELSYRSDGSGGLAIHADVTFVYALKPGPHPTPWLTGTSAAPSANAGQVSLEQATPVADDLDVARSIIRRIVDFQVADAHAYEHTPGKLWITQWNPDIGNSACGVSNGFINPEFPESMGADTASPSGPATDPYDRSKVPDDKQQGCGTLSRT, encoded by the coding sequence GTGCCGACCACCGATGATCAGTTGAACGACCAGCCAGAGGACCCTTTCGAGAAGCTCGTTCTCGACGAGGAGTTCGTCCGCGCGGCCGAGCACAAGGAGCACTCGGCCCGCTCCCGGATGCTGGCCGCGCGGTGGAAGCACACGCCCCCCAAGGACACGGCCTTCCGCGCGCCGGTCACCCCGACCAGGCGACGCCGCCTGCGCCGCCTCGTCGCCGGCCGCTGGCAGGCGCCGCTCTTCGTGCTGCTCGCGGCCGGTCTGGTCGCGGTCGCCATGAACCCGAAAGCCGTCCACGACTGGGCGCTGAGCAAGGCTCCCGGCACCGGCTCCGTCTCCGGCAACCCCTTCGCCGGCGCGGGCGACACCCCGACCCCCAGCACAGCGCCGAACGAGACGACCACGCCCACCGCCGCACCGCCCACCGAGTTCGACCCGCAGACCCCGACGCTGGAGCACCCCTTCGCGGGCTCCCCGGCCGACTCCTGGCCCAGCGGCGCGAACGCCATCACCGTGCCCGCGGCGCGCGCCGTCGGCGTCTACAGCGCGGCCACGGTCGCCTCGTACCTGCAGCACGCCAAGGACTTCCTGGTCGACAGCAACCTCTCCCCCGCGGTGGTGGGCGGCGGCTATCCGACGGCCGCCCTGGCGCTGATCGATCCGGACGAGAGCAAGCTGCTCACCTCGCTGCGTCACGAACTCGCCCATCCCTCGGCCTCCGGCGACGGCACCGAACTCTTCAGCCGGTTCAACCCTGACCAGGCGATCCCGATCGGCGACGTGGTCAAGATCCAGGGCGAGCTGAGCTACAGGTCGGACGGCAGCGGCGGCCTGGCCATCCACGCCGACGTCACCTTCGTCTACGCCCTCAAGCCCGGGCCGCACCCCACTCCGTGGCTCACCGGCACGTCCGCCGCTCCGTCCGCGAACGCCGGACAGGTCTCGCTGGAGCAGGCCACCCCTGTGGCCGACGATCTGGATGTGGCCCGCAGCATCATCCGCCGGATCGTCGACTTCCAGGTCGCCGACGCCCACGCCTACGAGCACACTCCCGGCAAGCTCTGGATCACCCAGTGGAACCCGGACATCGGCAACAGCGCCTGCGGGGTCAGCAACGGCTTCATCAACCCGGAGTTCCCCGAGTCCATGGGCGCGGACACCGCGAGCCCGTCGGGACCGGCGACCGACCCCTACGACCGCAGCAAGGTCCCCGACGACAAGCAGCAGGGCTGCGGCACGCTGAGCCGCACGTAG
- a CDS encoding Ppx/GppA phosphatase family protein produces the protein MRLGVLDVGSNTVHFLVVDAHPGAAPLPAYSHKIELRLAELLDDAGAIREDGVQRLVDMVTSSMRVAEDKGVEEVLPFATSAIREAANGEDVLKRVQDETGVALRVLPGGDEARLTFLAARRWYGWSSGRLLLLDIGGGSLEIACGLDEEPDTAISLPLGAGRLTAGWLPGDPPTPESVRELRRHVRAKIARTVSEVARLGPPDHVVGSSKTFKQLARITGAAREAEGPLVTRKLTRGALEDWVPRLAAMTEAQRVLLPGVSEGRARQLLAGALVAEGAMDLFRIDEMDICPWALREGVILRRLDRLSSGQ, from the coding sequence ATGCGACTGGGCGTACTCGACGTGGGATCCAACACCGTTCACTTCCTCGTGGTGGACGCACACCCGGGTGCGGCCCCCCTGCCGGCGTACTCGCACAAGATAGAGCTGCGCCTGGCCGAGCTCCTCGACGACGCCGGAGCGATCCGTGAGGACGGGGTGCAACGGCTGGTCGACATGGTCACCTCCTCGATGCGGGTCGCCGAGGACAAGGGCGTGGAGGAGGTCCTCCCCTTCGCCACCAGCGCGATCCGCGAGGCGGCCAACGGCGAGGACGTGCTCAAGCGCGTCCAGGACGAGACGGGCGTCGCCCTGCGGGTGCTCCCCGGCGGGGACGAGGCCCGGCTGACCTTCCTGGCCGCCCGCCGCTGGTACGGCTGGTCGAGCGGCCGCCTGCTGCTGCTCGACATCGGCGGCGGCTCCCTGGAGATCGCCTGCGGCCTGGACGAGGAGCCGGACACGGCGATCTCGCTCCCGCTGGGCGCGGGCCGGCTCACGGCGGGCTGGCTGCCCGGTGACCCGCCGACCCCCGAGTCGGTCCGCGAGCTGCGCCGTCATGTGCGGGCGAAGATCGCCCGCACGGTCTCCGAGGTCGCCCGGCTCGGTCCTCCGGACCACGTGGTGGGCTCCTCGAAGACCTTCAAGCAGCTCGCCCGCATCACCGGCGCGGCGCGGGAGGCCGAAGGGCCGCTGGTCACCCGCAAGCTGACCCGCGGCGCGCTGGAGGACTGGGTCCCCCGCCTGGCCGCGATGACCGAGGCCCAGCGCGTGCTCCTTCCCGGAGTCTCCGAGGGCCGCGCCCGCCAGCTCCTGGCCGGAGCGCTGGTCGCCGAGGGCGCGATGGACCTGTTCCGCATCGACGAGATGGACATCTGCCCCTGGGCGCTCCGCGAGGGCGTCATCCTGAGACGCCTCGACAGACTCTCCTCGGGCCAGTGA
- a CDS encoding BACON domain-containing protein, which yields MDTVLDQLADALFSYSLSVLCDQDEAVVAVRQTRRLAARHRRRLRRPEQQRAWLYALARYVCLVRLEARGQGDAPRLVPQESGAARSRLARLAWPEAAGTTPAQREALELAGRHGLEPVEIAAVLGLRADAASVLLSQAVCEVERTAAALAVLVADACPELRRLGRGRGPVLGRALRGELVRHLDDCPTCRGTAERGAAEGPWPGTFRAPGSLPLVHLPRAALRAAAGRAEPPLPEPRFDRRGFPQHLAPEEEHAALVRHRALIGSVAAAVVAVPAAAIWTVHSAEGPSVPAAQVTSVRVANPPSTPPAATPTGADASSTGLPAGAGSGHLGENVSFTGVPSAAPTPIPVTSDGGPQPPVGVPVAGPGVLTVTATQSGARTLITLANSGGSPLLWTATSRAPWLRLSRDGGTLAPGAQLTVLVTVDEAAAPTDAWTAQILFRPSGSVVTLSGSGSRRGIPTPTPTPTPTRTSTPTPTASPSPSGGATASPTPSPTVTPSDTASGSAAPTVTAR from the coding sequence GTGGACACTGTGCTGGACCAGTTAGCGGACGCCCTGTTCAGCTACAGCCTTTCCGTGCTGTGCGACCAGGACGAAGCCGTCGTCGCCGTACGGCAGACGCGGCGGCTCGCCGCGCGGCATCGGCGGCGCCTGCGGCGGCCGGAGCAGCAGCGGGCGTGGCTGTACGCGCTCGCGCGGTACGTCTGTCTGGTGCGGCTGGAGGCCAGGGGCCAGGGCGACGCGCCGCGACTCGTCCCGCAGGAGTCCGGCGCGGCGCGGTCGCGGCTCGCCCGGCTCGCCTGGCCGGAGGCGGCCGGGACGACGCCCGCGCAGCGCGAGGCGCTGGAGCTCGCCGGACGGCACGGGCTGGAGCCGGTGGAGATCGCCGCCGTGCTCGGCCTGCGGGCCGACGCCGCGTCCGTGCTGCTCTCGCAGGCGGTCTGCGAGGTCGAGCGCACCGCCGCCGCCCTCGCCGTACTCGTCGCCGACGCCTGCCCCGAGCTGCGGCGGCTCGGCCGGGGCCGGGGGCCCGTGCTCGGGCGGGCGCTGCGGGGAGAGCTGGTGCGGCATCTGGACGACTGCCCCACCTGCCGCGGGACGGCGGAGCGCGGCGCCGCGGAGGGCCCGTGGCCCGGCACCTTCCGCGCGCCGGGCTCGCTACCGCTGGTCCACCTCCCTCGCGCGGCGCTCCGCGCGGCCGCCGGGCGCGCGGAGCCGCCGCTGCCGGAGCCGCGCTTCGACCGGCGCGGCTTCCCGCAGCACCTGGCGCCGGAGGAGGAGCACGCGGCGCTGGTCAGGCATCGGGCGCTGATCGGCTCGGTGGCGGCGGCCGTCGTGGCGGTGCCTGCGGCGGCCATCTGGACGGTCCACAGTGCCGAGGGGCCGAGCGTCCCGGCGGCCCAGGTCACCTCCGTCCGGGTGGCGAACCCGCCGTCCACGCCGCCGGCTGCCACCCCGACCGGCGCCGACGCCTCGTCGACGGGTCTGCCGGCCGGGGCCGGCAGCGGCCACCTGGGCGAGAACGTCTCCTTCACCGGCGTTCCCTCCGCCGCGCCGACGCCGATACCGGTCACCTCCGACGGCGGGCCGCAGCCGCCGGTCGGCGTCCCTGTCGCCGGTCCCGGCGTGCTCACCGTGACCGCCACCCAGTCGGGCGCCCGGACGCTGATCACGCTGGCCAACTCCGGCGGCAGCCCGCTGCTCTGGACGGCGACGTCCCGTGCCCCCTGGCTGCGGCTCAGTCGCGACGGCGGCACCCTCGCGCCGGGCGCGCAGCTCACCGTGCTCGTCACCGTGGACGAGGCCGCGGCCCCGACCGACGCCTGGACGGCGCAGATTCTCTTCCGACCCTCGGGCAGCGTGGTCACCCTCTCCGGCAGCGGCTCCCGCCGCGGCATCCCGACGCCCACCCCCACGCCGACCCCGACCCGTACGTCGACGCCGACACCGACGGCCAGCCCCTCGCCGAGCGGGGGCGCCACGGCGAGCCCGACACCGAGTCCGACCGTCACGCCGTCCGACACGGCGTCAGGCTCCGCCGCTCCCACGGTCACGGCTCGATAA
- a CDS encoding proline dehydrogenase family protein, which translates to MLSRRVLLAAARSPQARRVVVGAPGGKAVVARFVAGEERADAVAAVDRLIARGLHVSLDHLGEDPEDDEHAAAITAEYVGLLAALDEAGLARRAEVSVKLSALGAGLGRSGDALAADRLRTVCAAAAAAGTTVTVDMEGHARTDATLATALALRADFPDLGVVLQAYLRRTEADCRELLGAGSRVRLVKGAYDEPEALAFKERVTVDRAYVRCLRLLMEGQGYPMIATHDPRLIEIAGRFAVRTGRPQESYEFQMLYGIREDEQRRLAAAGETVRVYVPYGTDWYAYFMRRLAERPANLAFFARALVGR; encoded by the coding sequence ATGCTCTCGCGTCGCGTGCTGCTCGCCGCCGCCCGCAGTCCGCAGGCCCGCAGGGTCGTCGTGGGCGCCCCCGGAGGGAAGGCCGTGGTGGCGCGGTTCGTCGCCGGTGAGGAGCGGGCGGACGCGGTGGCCGCCGTGGACCGGCTGATCGCCCGCGGGCTGCACGTCTCGCTGGACCATCTCGGAGAGGACCCCGAGGACGACGAGCACGCGGCGGCGATCACCGCCGAGTACGTCGGCCTGCTGGCGGCGCTCGACGAGGCCGGCCTGGCCCGCCGCGCCGAGGTCTCGGTCAAGCTCTCCGCCCTCGGGGCAGGCCTGGGCCGCTCCGGCGACGCGCTCGCCGCGGACCGCCTGCGGACGGTCTGCGCCGCAGCGGCCGCGGCCGGCACCACCGTCACCGTGGACATGGAGGGCCACGCGCGGACGGACGCCACCCTCGCCACCGCCCTCGCGCTGCGCGCGGACTTCCCCGACCTCGGCGTCGTGCTGCAGGCGTACCTGCGCCGCACCGAGGCCGACTGCCGCGAACTGCTCGGCGCGGGCTCGCGGGTCCGGCTGGTGAAGGGCGCCTACGACGAGCCGGAGGCGCTCGCCTTCAAGGAGCGGGTCACGGTCGACCGCGCCTACGTGCGCTGCCTGCGGCTGTTGATGGAGGGTCAGGGCTATCCGATGATCGCCACCCACGACCCCCGCCTGATCGAGATCGCCGGCCGCTTCGCGGTGCGCACCGGACGACCGCAGGAGAGCTACGAGTTCCAGATGCTCTACGGCATCCGCGAGGACGAGCAGCGGCGTCTGGCCGCTGCGGGCGAAACCGTGCGCGTCTACGTGCCCTACGGCACCGACTGGTACGCCTATTTCATGCGGCGTCTCGCCGAACGCCCCGCCAACCTCGCCTTCTTCGCCCGCGCACTCGTCGGCCGCTGA
- the ilvD gene encoding dihydroxy-acid dehydratase, whose translation MPQLRSRTVTHGRNMAGARALMRASGVASEDIGKPIIAVANSFTEFVPGHTHLSPVGRIVSEAIKAAGAVPREFNTIAVDDGIAMGHGGMLYSLPSRDLIADSVEYMVEAHCADALICISNCDKITPGMLMAALRLNIPTVFVSGGPMEAGQATLVDGTVRKLDLINAISDAVNENVSDEDIRRIEENACPTCGSCSGMFTANSMNCLTEAIGLSLPGNGSVLATHTARRGLYERAGQTVVEITKRYYEQGDESVLPRAVGSKAAFENAMSLDIAMGGSTNTILHLLAAAQEAELDFGLVDIDRLSRKVPCLAKVAPNVAPTTTYYMEDVHRAGGIPAILGELHRGGLLNEDVHTVHSDSLGEWLKTWDIRGGSPSDTAVELWHAAPGCVRSAEAFSQSERWDTLDTDQAGGCIRSVEHAYSKDGGLAVLHGNLAVDGSVVKTAGVDESIWTFEGPAVVCESQEEAVDKILRKQVKEGDVVVIRYEGPKGGPGMQEMLYPTSFLKGRGLGKSCALITDGRFSGGTSGLSIGHVSPEAASGGTIALVRDGDRIRIDIPNRGIELLVPDEELAARRAELGGVYAPKARERKVSAALRAYAAMATSADRGAVRDVSKLG comes from the coding sequence ATGCCGCAGCTGAGGTCTCGTACGGTCACCCACGGTCGCAACATGGCGGGCGCGCGCGCTCTCATGCGCGCCTCCGGTGTAGCCAGCGAGGACATCGGCAAGCCGATCATCGCGGTGGCCAACTCCTTCACCGAGTTCGTGCCCGGCCACACCCATCTGTCGCCGGTCGGCCGGATCGTCTCCGAGGCGATCAAGGCCGCGGGCGCGGTGCCGCGCGAGTTCAACACCATCGCGGTCGACGACGGCATCGCCATGGGCCACGGCGGCATGCTCTACTCGCTGCCCTCCCGCGACCTGATCGCGGACAGCGTCGAGTACATGGTCGAGGCGCACTGCGCGGACGCGCTGATCTGCATCTCCAACTGCGACAAGATCACCCCCGGCATGCTGATGGCCGCGCTGCGGCTCAACATCCCCACGGTCTTCGTCTCCGGCGGCCCGATGGAGGCCGGCCAGGCCACGCTCGTCGACGGCACGGTCCGCAAGCTGGACCTGATCAACGCCATCTCGGACGCGGTCAACGAGAACGTCTCCGACGAGGACATCCGCCGGATCGAGGAGAACGCCTGCCCGACCTGCGGCTCCTGCTCCGGCATGTTCACCGCCAACTCGATGAACTGCCTGACCGAGGCCATCGGGCTCTCGCTCCCCGGCAACGGTTCGGTGCTGGCCACGCACACCGCCCGCCGCGGCCTGTACGAGCGCGCCGGGCAGACCGTCGTGGAGATCACCAAGCGCTACTACGAGCAGGGCGACGAGTCCGTGCTGCCGCGCGCCGTCGGCTCCAAGGCGGCCTTCGAGAACGCCATGTCGCTGGACATCGCGATGGGCGGCTCGACCAACACGATCCTGCACCTGCTGGCCGCCGCGCAGGAGGCCGAGCTGGACTTCGGGCTGGTCGACATCGACCGGCTCTCCCGCAAGGTGCCCTGCCTGGCCAAGGTCGCCCCGAACGTCGCGCCGACCACCACGTACTACATGGAGGACGTGCACCGGGCCGGCGGCATCCCCGCCATCCTGGGCGAGCTGCACCGCGGTGGCCTGCTCAACGAGGACGTGCACACGGTCCACTCCGACTCGCTCGGCGAGTGGCTGAAGACCTGGGACATCCGCGGCGGCTCGCCCTCCGACACGGCGGTCGAGCTGTGGCACGCGGCCCCCGGCTGCGTCCGCTCCGCCGAGGCCTTCTCGCAGTCCGAGCGCTGGGACACCCTGGACACCGACCAGGCGGGCGGCTGCATCCGCTCCGTCGAGCACGCCTACTCCAAGGACGGCGGCCTCGCCGTGCTGCACGGCAACCTGGCGGTGGACGGCTCGGTCGTGAAGACGGCCGGCGTGGACGAGTCGATCTGGACCTTCGAGGGTCCGGCGGTCGTCTGCGAGTCGCAGGAGGAGGCCGTCGACAAGATCCTGCGCAAGCAGGTCAAGGAGGGCGACGTCGTCGTCATCCGCTACGAGGGGCCCAAGGGCGGCCCCGGCATGCAGGAGATGCTCTACCCGACCTCGTTCCTCAAGGGCCGGGGCCTGGGCAAGTCCTGCGCGCTGATCACCGACGGACGCTTCTCCGGCGGCACCAGCGGCCTCTCCATCGGCCACGTCTCGCCGGAGGCGGCCTCCGGCGGCACGATCGCGCTGGTCCGCGACGGCGACCGGATCCGGATCGACATCCCGAACCGCGGCATCGAGCTGCTGGTCCCCGACGAGGAGCTGGCCGCGCGCCGCGCCGAGCTGGGCGGCGTCTACGCGCCGAAGGCCCGCGAGCGCAAGGTCTCCGCCGCGCTCCGCGCCTACGCGGCGATGGCCACCAGCGCCGACCGCGGTGCCGTGAGGGACGTCTCCAAGCTGGGCTGA
- a CDS encoding sugar phosphate isomerase/epimerase family protein, translating to MKQDEECIVVPKAQIALSTASVYPENTAAAFEIAGRLGYDGVEVMVWTDPISQDIEALRRLSDYHQVPILAVHAPCLLITQRVWGTDPWQKLERARSAAEKLGASTVVVHPPFRWQRQYARDFVQGIWRMADETDVRFAVENMYPWRYRDREVAAYAPDWDPTTEDYRHFTIDLSHVATSRADALAMVDRMGDRLGHVHLADGSGSAKDEHLIPGRGTQPCAELLERLARNRFDGHVVLEVNTRRSPGPVEREADLAEALAFTRLNLAAAPSAASASSARMPDTMSEGRS from the coding sequence GTGAAGCAAGACGAAGAGTGCATCGTCGTGCCGAAGGCGCAGATCGCGCTGTCGACCGCCTCGGTGTATCCGGAGAACACCGCCGCCGCGTTCGAGATCGCGGGACGGCTCGGGTACGACGGCGTCGAGGTCATGGTGTGGACCGATCCCATCAGCCAGGACATAGAAGCGCTGCGCCGCCTCTCCGACTACCACCAGGTGCCCATCCTCGCCGTGCACGCGCCCTGCCTGCTGATCACGCAGCGCGTCTGGGGCACGGACCCGTGGCAGAAGCTGGAGCGGGCCCGCAGCGCAGCGGAGAAACTGGGCGCCTCCACGGTCGTCGTGCATCCGCCGTTCCGCTGGCAGCGCCAGTACGCGCGGGACTTCGTCCAGGGCATCTGGCGGATGGCCGACGAGACCGACGTCCGCTTCGCCGTCGAGAACATGTACCCCTGGCGCTACCGCGACCGCGAGGTCGCCGCCTACGCGCCCGACTGGGACCCGACGACGGAGGACTACCGCCACTTCACGATCGATCTCTCCCACGTCGCGACCTCCCGCGCCGACGCGCTCGCCATGGTGGACCGGATGGGCGACCGGCTCGGTCACGTCCACCTCGCCGACGGCTCCGGATCAGCCAAGGACGAGCACCTGATCCCTGGTCGCGGCACCCAGCCCTGCGCGGAGCTGCTCGAACGGCTGGCCAGGAACCGCTTCGACGGCCACGTGGTGCTGGAGGTCAACACCCGCCGGTCGCCCGGGCCCGTGGAACGGGAGGCCGACCTCGCCGAGGCGCTGGCCTTCACCCGGCTGAACCTCGCCGCGGCGCCCTCCGCGGCCTCCGCCTCGTCCGCCCGCATGCCGGACACGATGTCCGAAGGGCGGTCATAG
- the radA gene encoding DNA repair protein RadA, with translation MAARSNSAKTRTSYRCTNCGFTPPKWTGRCGECNAWGTVEEAGGPAVRTTAAGPVSAPARPIGQVDATVAASRPTNIDELDRVLGGGLVPGAVVLLAGEPGVGKSTLLLDVAAKAAGPEQRTLYITGEESASQVRLRADRINALSPHLYLAAETDLAAVLGHIEQVRPSLLVLDSVQTIASADLDGAPGGPAQIREVAAALIRESKTRAMSTLLVGHVTKEGAIAGPRLLEHLVDVVLHFEGDRHARLRLIRGVKNRYGATDEVGCFELHDSGITGLPDPSGLFLTKRSVPVPGTCLTVTLEGRRPLVAEVQALLVDSVIPSPRRATSGLESPRIAMILAMLERHGGVRMGKLDIYAATVGGVKLSEPAADLAIALALASSAADTPLPQELVAIGEVGLAGEVRRVTGVERRLAEAARLGFTHALVPPEPGKIPKGMRVIEVTTIGDAMAAIPGRPGRIGRDPDRKGASGRRAPRQVRDADSDENRRGRVDLTDEAQRAVPNYLDIPDSADELMQGWEEIDPQ, from the coding sequence ATGGCCGCGCGAAGCAACAGTGCAAAGACCCGCACCAGCTACCGGTGCACGAACTGCGGCTTCACGCCGCCCAAGTGGACCGGCCGCTGCGGCGAGTGCAACGCCTGGGGCACGGTGGAGGAGGCCGGGGGGCCGGCCGTGCGGACGACGGCGGCGGGGCCGGTCTCCGCGCCCGCGCGGCCGATCGGGCAGGTGGACGCCACCGTCGCCGCCTCGCGGCCGACCAACATCGACGAGCTGGACCGGGTGCTCGGCGGCGGTCTGGTGCCCGGCGCCGTCGTGCTGCTCGCCGGTGAGCCCGGCGTCGGCAAGTCCACGCTGCTGCTCGACGTCGCGGCGAAGGCGGCCGGCCCGGAGCAGCGCACGCTCTACATCACCGGGGAGGAGTCGGCCAGCCAGGTGCGGCTGCGCGCGGACCGGATCAACGCGCTCTCCCCGCACCTGTACCTCGCCGCGGAGACGGACCTCGCCGCGGTCCTCGGCCACATCGAGCAGGTCCGGCCGTCCCTGCTGGTCCTGGACTCGGTGCAGACCATCGCCTCCGCCGATCTCGACGGCGCGCCCGGCGGCCCGGCCCAGATCAGGGAGGTCGCGGCCGCGCTGATCAGGGAGTCCAAGACCAGGGCGATGTCCACCCTGCTGGTCGGCCACGTCACCAAGGAGGGGGCGATCGCCGGTCCCCGTCTGCTGGAGCACCTGGTCGACGTCGTGCTGCACTTCGAGGGCGACCGGCACGCCAGGCTGCGGCTGATCCGCGGGGTGAAGAACCGCTACGGCGCCACCGACGAGGTCGGCTGCTTCGAGCTGCACGACTCCGGCATCACCGGGCTGCCCGACCCCTCCGGGCTCTTCCTGACGAAGCGTTCGGTGCCGGTGCCCGGCACCTGCCTGACGGTCACGCTGGAGGGCCGGCGACCGCTGGTCGCCGAGGTGCAGGCGCTGCTGGTGGACTCGGTGATCCCGTCGCCGCGCCGGGCGACCTCCGGTCTCGAGTCGCCGCGCATCGCGATGATCCTGGCCATGCTGGAGCGCCACGGCGGCGTCCGGATGGGCAAGCTGGACATCTACGCCGCCACGGTGGGCGGAGTGAAGCTGTCCGAGCCGGCCGCCGACCTGGCGATCGCGCTCGCGCTGGCCTCCTCGGCGGCCGACACGCCGTTGCCCCAGGAGCTCGTCGCGATCGGCGAGGTGGGGCTCGCGGGCGAGGTGCGCCGGGTCACCGGCGTGGAACGGCGGCTGGCCGAGGCCGCGCGACTGGGCTTCACCCACGCGCTGGTGCCGCCGGAGCCCGGCAAGATCCCCAAGGGCATGCGCGTGATAGAGGTCACCACCATCGGCGACGCGATGGCCGCGATCCCCGGCCGACCGGGCCGGATCGGGCGCGACCCCGACCGCAAGGGCGCCTCGGGTCGCCGCGCGCCGCGCCAGGTGCGGGACGCCGACAGCGACGAGAACCGCCGTGGCCGGGTCGATCTGACGGACGAGGCGCAGCGCGCCGTGCCGAACTATCTCGACATCCCCGACAGCGCCGACGAGCTGATGCAGGGCTGGGAGGAGATCGATCCCCAGTAG
- a CDS encoding SigE family RNA polymerase sigma factor: MRPDEAEEFAAFVRARSAALYRTALLLTGSRDTADDLVQSTLERACRHWPRARRASSPEAYARRILVNLANDRRRVLRRRPEVPLTADRVDLDDPYGRLAQRDQLLRGLQALPVQMRTVLVLRYFDDLPDEGIAELMDVSPSTVRSQASRALAKLRAAVGRPETEEETGRARTH, from the coding sequence ATGCGACCCGATGAGGCCGAGGAGTTCGCCGCGTTCGTGCGGGCGCGCTCGGCGGCCCTCTACCGCACGGCCCTGTTGCTCACCGGCAGCAGGGACACCGCGGACGACCTGGTCCAGTCGACGCTGGAGCGGGCCTGCCGCCACTGGCCCCGGGCCCGACGCGCCTCCTCGCCGGAGGCGTACGCCCGGCGGATCCTGGTCAACCTGGCCAACGACCGCCGGCGCGTTCTGCGCCGCCGTCCCGAGGTGCCGCTGACGGCCGACCGGGTCGACCTGGACGACCCCTACGGGCGGCTGGCCCAGCGCGACCAGTTGCTGCGCGGGCTCCAAGCGCTGCCCGTGCAGATGCGTACGGTGCTGGTGCTGCGCTACTTCGACGACCTGCCCGACGAGGGCATCGCGGAACTGATGGACGTCTCGCCCTCCACGGTCCGCTCCCAGGCCTCCCGCGCGCTGGCCAAACTGCGCGCGGCCGTCGGCCGACCCGAGACCGAGGAGGAGACCGGTCGTGCCCGCACCCACTGA
- the disA gene encoding DNA integrity scanning diadenylate cyclase DisA produces MAANDRADRSSREEALLRASLSAVAPGTALRDGLERVLRGRTGGLIVVGFDKQVEALCTGGFVLDVEFSATRLRELCKLDGAVVIDKDISKIVRAGVQLVPDADIPTEETGTRHRTAERVNKQTGFPVVSVSQSMRLIALYVNGARRVIEDSAAILSRANQALATLERYKLRLDEVSGTLSALEIEDLVTVRDVAAVAQRQEMVRLIASEIAGYVVELGTDGRLLSLQLDELIAGVEPDRELVARDYFPERAAKRGRTVQDVLTDLEALTHSELLEIQTVAKALGYPGTPEALDSAVSPRGYRLLAKVPRLPNTVIERLVEHFGGLQKLLAASIDDLQTVEGVGESRARSVREGLSRLAESSILERYV; encoded by the coding sequence GTGGCAGCCAACGACCGGGCGGATCGCTCCTCCCGCGAGGAGGCCCTTCTCCGGGCCTCCCTCAGTGCCGTCGCCCCTGGTACCGCGCTGCGTGACGGCCTCGAACGCGTGCTGCGCGGCCGCACCGGCGGGCTCATCGTCGTGGGCTTCGACAAGCAGGTCGAGGCGCTCTGCACCGGCGGTTTCGTGCTCGACGTCGAGTTCTCCGCGACCCGCCTGCGCGAGCTGTGCAAGCTCGACGGCGCCGTCGTGATCGACAAGGACATCTCGAAGATCGTGCGCGCCGGCGTCCAGCTCGTCCCGGACGCGGACATCCCCACCGAGGAGACGGGCACCCGGCACCGCACCGCCGAGCGCGTCAACAAGCAGACCGGCTTTCCGGTCGTCTCGGTCAGCCAGTCGATGCGGCTGATCGCCCTCTACGTCAACGGCGCCCGCCGGGTCATCGAGGACTCGGCCGCGATCCTCTCCCGCGCCAACCAGGCGCTGGCCACGCTGGAGCGCTACAAGCTCCGGCTGGACGAGGTCTCCGGCACGCTCTCCGCCCTGGAGATCGAGGACCTGGTGACGGTCCGTGACGTCGCCGCGGTGGCGCAGCGGCAGGAGATGGTCCGCCTGATCGCGAGTGAGATCGCCGGGTACGTGGTCGAGCTGGGCACCGACGGCCGCCTGCTCTCGCTCCAGCTGGACGAGCTGATCGCCGGCGTCGAGCCGGACCGCGAGCTGGTCGCCAGGGACTACTTCCCCGAGCGCGCGGCCAAGCGCGGCCGCACCGTCCAGGACGTGCTGACGGACCTGGAGGCGCTGACCCACTCCGAGCTGCTGGAGATCCAGACGGTCGCCAAGGCGCTGGGCTACCCCGGCACGCCCGAGGCCCTGGACTCGGCGGTCAGCCCGCGCGGCTACCGCCTGCTGGCGAAGGTGCCCCGGCTGCCCAACACGGTCATCGAGCGGCTGGTCGAGCACTTCGGCGGGCTGCAGAAACTGCTGGCCGCGAGCATCGACGATCTGCAGACGGTCGAGGGCGTCGGCGAGTCCCGTGCCCGCTCGGTCCGCGAGGGGCTGTCGCGGCTGGCGGAGTCGTCGATCCTGGAGCGCTACGTCTGA